The DNA sequence GCACTGGAACGGGCGCCGCTGGCGCCGGCTCCGCCCGCTGCCCAGCGGCAACAACAACCCCGCGGTCGGGGTGCGGCGCACGCGCCGCGGGGACATCTGGATCCACGGCAGCGGGGTGTGCGCCCGCTGGGACGGCGCCTGGCACGAGATCCCGGTGGAGGGACATCCGCAGTACGTCACCGGCATGCTCCCGACCGCCTCGGACGACATCTGGGTGTGCGGCTACAACTGGGTGCTCACCGGCGGCCGCCCTCCCGGCGCGCGGCTGCGCCACTACGACGGCACGGCCTGGCACCACGTCGAGACGCCCTTCGTCGCCGGGGAGCTCGTCGGGATCGTCGGCGACGCGCGGGACCGCCCGGACCGCATCGCGGGCTGGGAGTACCCGAACTGGAACCAGGCGCACCACCTGCGGTGGGCGGACGGGAGCTGGATCAGCGAGCGCGGACCGGCGTCCGCCTCCCCGGTGCTGATGAACGGGATCGAGCGGGTGCCCGGGACGCGCACGTACTGGGCGGTGGGGTCGACGTCCTTCTTCCCGCGTCCGCCGGGCCAGGTGCGGATCGAGCGGTTGAGCCTGCCGGGGCCCCGCTGAGCGGCGCGGCCGCGGAAATCCACTACCGCCCCGGCCGGAAACAGCGGAGACTCGCCCCATGTCTGACATGGGGGCGTTCCGGGAAGCGGTCACCGAGTGGGCGGCCGGCGGGCCCGGTGACCTCGCGCGCGAGCTGGCCGTGCGGCTGCCCGTCCGGGCGGTCGTCCTGCTCGAAGGGCCCAGCGACGTCGCGGCGGTCGACGCCCTCGCCGCGCGCCGCGGCCGGGACCTGGCGGCCGAGGGCGTCTGCGTCCTGGCGATCGGCGGCGCGATGAGCGTCGGGCGCTTCACCCACCTCCTCGGTCCTCAAGGACTCGGCCTGCGGCTCACGGGACTGTGCGACGAGGCGGAGCGCCGCTACTACGCCCGCGGCTGGGAGCGGGCGAGCGCGCCACCGCGGGACTTCTTCGTCTGCGCGGCGGACCTGGAGGACGAACTCATCCGCGCGCTGGGCACGGCACGCGTCGAGGAACTCGTCCGGGCGGAGGGCGACCTGCGCGCCCTGGAGACCTTCGCGCGCCAGCCCGCGCAGCGGGACCGCACCGCACACCAGCGGCTCCGGCGCTTCTTCGGCACGAAGAAGGGCCGCAAGATCCACTACGGCCGCGTCCTCGTCGAGGGCCTCGAACCCGACCGCGTACCCGCTCCGCTCGACGAGCTGCTCACCAGCCTCTGAGGCCGGGTCCCGCCCCCGCCCCCGCGATGCGGGAGCGCGGGGCATCGGCCTCCTGACGCAGGGTGTTCCACGAACTCGCCGACCCGGCACGGGCTTTGGCGGAGGCGGGCCAGGCGCTCGGGCCCGGCTGATCACCACGTCCGCAGGGAGGCGTGCACAGGCCCTGCGGTGCTGCCCCTGCTCACCGGCCTCGCCGAAGGGGCCCGCGCGGTGTGCTCGTGGTGGGGGGAATCGCCCGGGTGGAGGCAGGCTTGTGCCCATGGTGGACGGGGTAGCGCTTCCTTCGGCAGAATCACCGACCATACTGGTCAGGCCCTGATCACCCACAGAACGAGTCAATGGCCGAGAACAGCACCTCCTCAACCACCGCCCCCGACACCGCGTGGCTGGGGCGCGGGCGCCACCTCGGGCCCGAGCCCGAGCAGGACGTCCGGCGTAACCTGATCGCCCTCAAGGCGGCCGGGGTGCTCGACGACTTCCTGGACCTCGACCCCGCCGACGCGGCCCGCTCCACGGTCCTGCATCCGCGGGACGAGGCCGCCGACCCCGGCCCGTCCGCCCGCCGCCTCTTCGAGGCCCGCTGGCGCGTGGCCGACGACGTCACGGTGCGCGCGCAGCTGACCACGTACGACCCCGAAGGCCGCCGCAAGGACGGCGAGGGCGTCACCTGGGTCCTCGCCGCGGAGGCGGAGCGGGTGTGGGACGCGCACTGGCCCTCGCCCGCCACCATGTTCTGGCCCGACAGCGACCGGGTCGCCTGGGACCACGACACGGTGCAGGGCCTGAGCCTGCGGACGACGAACCACCTGCCGAAGGACGACGGCGAGCTGCGCCGCCGACTGCGGGACAGCATCCGGCAGAGCTGGTTCGTCCACGTCGTCGTGCACGAGGCGATGACGCCGGACGCGATAGGGGAGCGGCCGGTCTCGACGTTCCTGCCGCCGAGCCTGCGGCACCGCGTCGTCGAGCACCGGGGCACGCCGGAGCAGGCACAGATCGCCGACTTCGCGATGAAGCGCGAGCTGAGCGTCCGGATGCCGCGCGGCGGCGCCGTCATCCTGCCCGTGGAGCCGGTGAGCCCGGACTACGACGCGGAGCGCTTCACCGTGCGCAGCGTCTTCTTGGACGGCTCGGAACCCACCGAACTCCTGGAGAAGATCGCGGAGTTCGCCGCGCTGCCGCGGCCGCTGCCGGACGAGGCCGAGCGGGCCCTGACCCGGCTGCGCCAGGGCTGGCACCTGCTCACCCCGGACGAGGAGCTGGCCCACGCCCAGACCATGGTCACCAAGTACGCCGAGGCGCTCGACGCCATGACGAAGTCGCGTGACCTGTACCGGGAAGCGGCCGAGGCGGCCCGGGCCGCGCTGGCCGACGCGTCCGGTGGCGACGGGCTGACCGGGCCGGCACCGGCCAAGGCGGAGGGCTCGCCGCTGAGCGCCCTCACGAAGGCGTTCGGCCGCTTCCGCAGGGATCCGGACAGGGGCTCGGGCAAGGGCTCGGGCAAGGCCTCGGACGAGGGGCCGGGCGGGAGCCCGGAGGGCGAACCCGGCAAGTAGGGCCGCGCCCCGGCTCCCGCGCGGCAGCCCCGGCTTCCGCGCCCCGGCTCCGGCCGCTGCGCGTCCGCACCCGCTCCCGCGCGTCCCCACCCGCCCGGTACCGCCGCCCCGGCGTACCCCGCGCAACGGCCGTCCGCCACCCCGGCTCGCTTCCCGGTGAACGAGCCGGGGCGGAGAGCGCCCCACCCCACCACGCGCCACCGGAGCCCCCGCGAGGCAGTCACCCGCCGACGCACATGCTCAATTCCGGTCACACCCGATCGCACTTGAACAACGCGTGGCAGTCCCATGGCCCCGGCATCGACCCCTCACAATGCGATCATTTGGCTATTGACGATCAATTCGCTATCCGTCGCATCTGAGATCAATAGCAAATTGCGCCCGGACGGTATCTACTGTTGCGCCATCGCCGAGCGTCCGAGTGGGCTGACGCCCCATCGCGGGATTTTTAAAGATCGTCTGAATGATCAACTGGCGTGGGCAAATGATCGCGTGCAATGAGATTCAGGCGGGGGAATGAAGTGACATCTCATCGTGCACACGACGCTGTGCGCATCCCATCGGTATTGGCCAACGCCGCAACTCCGAGCGAGTCCGGCGGTGGCGGAAGTGGCCGCAAAGGTCCGACCACGAGCTCTCGCGGCACAGGACAACCCTTCCGAGTGCTGGGTCGCGGTACCCGAGCAGGTCGGTGAGCGGCTCCGGCAATGCGGCCGCCCGACCCCACTGCACCGCGCCCACCAGCTGGAGAAGCACCTGGGCACGGCCGCGCGCATCTATCTGAAGCGCGAGGATGTACTGCCCACGGGCAGCTTCAAGTTGAACACCGCAATAGCGCAGGCGTTCCATGCGGCACACGAGGGGCGCACGACTCTCGTGACCGAGACCGGCGCCGGGCCATGGGGCATGAGCGTCGCGCTAGCGGCGCAGATGTTCGGGCTTCGCCGCAGGGCGCGGCGACCACCTCATCGCGTGCTCCGGCGGCGGCAGCAATCTCTGCGGTCTGATGGGCCCCTATCTCCGAGCCCGCGCCGACGGAGCCGATCTTCGATTCCTCGCCGCGGAATCCACCGCCGCTCTCCGGCTCACGGCGGGCACCTACACCTACGGCCGCGCCGACCTCGGCGGCTTCACGCCGGAGGTCCCCGCCTATTCGATGGGGGAGGCCCGGGGGTGGGTGAGGCGCCGGGCCGACGACGGCGCGGCATGCGTGTCCGGCCGTGGTCACGCGTCCTGCGACACGATCCGGCGGAGGCGGGCGAGGTCCCGCTCGTCGACGCCGGTCGGCCGCAGGACGGCGTGCCACCCGTCGACGTACTCGGCCCGGTACCGGTGGCCGTGGCCGTCGGGCACCCCGGTGGCGAACGGCAGGTCCGCGGTGACCTGCCAGAACGTCACGAACGGCACCCAGAAGATGCTCGGGAGCACGTCGTCGCCCGGGGCCTCACCGATCCAGTCCGGCTGGTCGAGCGTCAGCTGCGGCCCCCACCAGACGATCGGGTCGGAGGCGTGCAGGAGGTACAGCACGCGGGTGCCCTCCCACGGCGCGTCCGACGGCGGGACGCCCGCCGCGGCGTCGTCGGTGAACCGCACGGTACGCCCGTCCTTGTACACCGGCTGGACCTCGGGGCTGCCGGAGTCGCGGTCGTCGCTGAACCGCCGGAAGAGGGTGTTG is a window from the Streptomyces spectabilis genome containing:
- a CDS encoding TOPRIM nucleotidyl transferase/hydrolase domain-containing protein, producing MSDMGAFREAVTEWAAGGPGDLARELAVRLPVRAVVLLEGPSDVAAVDALAARRGRDLAAEGVCVLAIGGAMSVGRFTHLLGPQGLGLRLTGLCDEAERRYYARGWERASAPPRDFFVCAADLEDELIRALGTARVEELVRAEGDLRALETFARQPAQRDRTAHQRLRRFFGTKKGRKIHYGRVLVEGLEPDRVPAPLDELLTSL